The Panicum virgatum strain AP13 chromosome 5K, P.virgatum_v5, whole genome shotgun sequence genome has a window encoding:
- the LOC120706820 gene encoding serine carboxypeptidase-like 26 translates to MASSTAVRHPVLFTILIALSLLPAIAARDNEKEGDRVGFLPGQPSRPAVSQFSGYVTVNENNGRALFYWFFEAQTLPVEKPLLLWLNGGPGCSSVGYGAASELGPLLVNGNGTGLEFNKFAWNKEANLLFLESPVGVGFSYTNTTSDLDNIDDRFVAKDTYTFLVNWFSRFPQYKSHDFYISGESYAGHYVPQLAEVVYDRNKHLEANQQINLKGFIVGNAETNDYYDYMGIVEFAWSHSVISDKFYERVKNVCDFRLSPTTNECSHVMNLLFKIYQEIDIYNVYAPRCNTNASAFSSSFNSSVEKEAKNKSKRLRTYSGYDPCYSNYIEAYLNRMDVQISLHANISGWIKDRRWSLCSDPIFDNYDMEVFSVLPIYSKLVRAGIRIWVYSGDVDGRVPFIGTRYWVEALGLPIKSQWQPWYLENQVVGRYVEYEGLTMATVRGAGHTVPQDKPAEALVLINSFLLDRQLPTEDI, encoded by the exons ATGGCCTCTTCTACGGCAGTGAGGCATCCAGTACTCTTCACCATCTTGATTGCTCTCTCGTTGCTGCCAGCGATCGCAGCGCGAGACAACGAGAAGGAAGGCGACCGGGTGGGGTTCCTCCCGGGGCAGCCGTCGAGACCTGCGGTGTCGCAGTTCTCGGGGTATGTCACCGTGAATGAGAACAACGGGAGGGCGCTCTTCTACTGGTTCTTTGAGGCTCAGACGTTGCCGGTTGAAAAGCCTCTCCTTCTCTGGCTCAATGGAG GTCCTGGTTGCTCCTCCGTGGGCTATGGAGCAGCTTCTGAGCTGGGGCCTCTCCTGGTCAATGGCAACGGAACTGGTTTGGAGTTCAACAAATTTGCATGGAATAAAG AGGCCAATTTGTTGTTCTTGGAATCTCCCGTTGGAGTTGGCTTCTCATACACAAATACTACCTCTGACCTAGACAACATCGACGACCGCTTCGTCG CGAAGGACACCTACACCTTCTTAGTCAACTGGTTCAGCAGGTTTCCACAATACAAAAGCCATGATTTCTACATATCAGGAGAGAGCTATGCAG GCCATTATGTTCCTCAGCTGGCAGAAGTGGTGTATGACCGCAACAAGCACCTTGAAGCGAATCAGCAAATCAATTTGAAAGGATTTATT GTTGGCAACGCAGAGACTAATGATTACTATGACTACATGGGAATCGTCGAGTTTGCTTGGAGCCATTCAGTCATATCAGATAAATTTTATGAGCGAGTAAAAAATGTTTGTGACTTCAGGCTCTCACCCACCACCAATGAGTGCAGCCATGTAATGAACCTTCTGTTCAAGATATACCAGGAGATTGATATCTACAACGTGTACGCACCCAGGTGCAACACTAATGCATCAGCATTTTCGTCTAGTTTCAATAGCTCGGTAGAAAAAGAAGCCAAG AACAAGTCCAAAAGATTGAGGACGTACTCGGGATACGATCCATGCTACTCGAACTATATTGAAGCTTACTTGAACAGGATGGATGTTCAGATATCACTTCATGCGAATATCAGTGGATGGATCAAGGATAGAAGATGGAGTCTTTGCAG TGATCCCATTTTCGACAACTACGACATGGAGGTTTTCTCTGTTCTGCCTATTTACTCCAAGCTTGTCAGGGCTGGAATAAGAATTTGGGTCTACAG TGGAGACGTGGATGGCAGGGTTCCATTTATTGGAACCCGGTACTGGGTAGAGGCGCTTGGTCTTCCTATCAAGTCACAGTGGCAACCATGGTACTTAGAGAATCAG GTTGTTGGAAGGTATGTTGAGTATGAGGGGCTGACAATGGCTACTGTCAGAGGAGCAGGTCACACAGTGCCTCAAGATAAGCCAGCAGAGGCACTTGTGCTAATCAATTCCTTCCTTTTGGACAGGCAACTTCCAACAGAAGATATCTGA
- the LOC120706821 gene encoding two pore potassium channel b-like — protein MAENGAKQPLLQDGDPPNAGETRPTPQGAGAKRFRRCRTAPSADAAQDSPPGSKNRSQPERGRSAGSPPFAPPKELLRGARPSFRLVGVLLLAYLLAGTIAFYLAMDHMSGGRTRSRVVDALYFCVVTMTTVGYGDLVPASDAAKLLACAFAFAGVALVGTFLSKAADYLVEKQEALLFRALHLRRAGDRRALRDMEANKVRYKLYTSAALLAAALVSGTAFLVEVEGMRPVDAFYCVCATVTTLGYGDRSFSSVPGRAFAAAWITVSTVVVALFFLYAAELGAERRQRALAQWVLRRRTTCTDLEAADMDGDHRVGAADFVLYKLKELGKISQEEIAEFLEEFDQLDADNSGTLSPHDLIVAQPG, from the coding sequence ATGGCGGAGAACGGAGCAAAGCAGCCCCTGTTACAGGACGGCGACCCTCCTAACGCCGGCGAAACAAGGCCGACTCCTCAGGGAGCTGGAGCGAAGAGATTCCGGCGCTGCAGGACGGCGCCCTCCGCCGATGCGGCGCAGGATTCTCCACCAGGAAGCAAGAACCGGAGCCAACCGGAGCGCGGCAGgagcgccggctcgccgccgttcGCACCACCCAAGGAGCTGCTGCGTGGCGCGCGCCCGAGCTTCCGGCTCgtgggcgtcctcctgctggCCTACCTCCTCGCCGGGACCATCGCGTTCTACCTCGCCATGGACCACATGTCCGGCGGCCGCACCAGGAGCCGTGTGGTGGACGCGCTCTACTTCTGCGTGGTCACCATGACGACCGTCGGGTACGGCGACCTCGTCCCGGCCAGCGACGCCGCCAAGCTGCTGGCCTGCGCCTTCGCCTTCGCTGGCGTGGCCCTCGTCGGCACCTTCCTCAGCAAGGCCGCCGACTACCTCGTCGAGAAGCAGGAGGCGCTCCTGTTCCGCgcgctccacctccgccgcgccggcgaccgCAGGGCGCTGCGGGACATGGAGGCCAACAAGGTCCGGTACAAGCTCTACACCTCTGCCGCGCTCCTGGCAGCGGCGCTCGTTTCCGGGACGGCGTTCCTGGTGGAGGTCGAGGGCATGCGCCCTGTGGACGCATTCTACTGCGTGTGCGCGACGGTGACGACACTCGGGTACGGCGACCGGAGCTTCTCGTCCGTGCCGGGGCGCGCGTTCGCGGCGGCGTGGATCACGGTGAgcacggtggtggtggcgctctTCTTCCTGTACGCGGCGGAGCTGGGCGCGGAGCGGCGCCAGCGGGCGCTCGCGCAGTGGGTGCTCAGGCGACGGACCACCTGCACGGACCTCGAGGCGGCGGACATGGACGGCGACCACCGGGTCGGGGCCGCGGACTTCGTGCTGTACAAGCTCAAGGAGCTGGGGAAGATCAGTCAGGAGGAGATCGCCGAGTTTCTGGAGGAGTTCGACCAGCTCGACGCCGACAACTCCGGCACCCTCTCGCCGCACGACCTCATCGTGGCACAGCCTGGATAG